A DNA window from Allokutzneria albata contains the following coding sequences:
- a CDS encoding ABC transporter substrate-binding protein, which translates to MSHRGRIGVVLARTGRLTLLGDPLDYVVHRFRGLFPALEFVTADSRSTVEGARAATRRLVETDGVRVVVCLGGTSVLPAITETCELLRTPCVSTALPWQVYRYGRDRDFDWTYHFCWGLDDIAATFADLWCRAGNSVGLLWNDGPQGRALRDPDFGFLPVRSHAVVDAGAYRESESDFAQQVDVLRWSDVDIVTSAATTGDLVRFLARAREAGLRPNLVTCSRWLAYPFGMDDPALDRVATVVAWAPQHRYTSSVDGTSAVRLGEDYLRETGRPWLPLLGLAHALLEVAVHAVTTGEDRDAVADVLAKTTVDTIAGRLDWTSGPVPCVATLPLAAGQWQNRVLRVVDNEKVPAAVRDGDLVLGVRN; encoded by the coding sequence GTGTCCCACCGCGGCAGGATCGGCGTCGTCCTTGCCCGGACCGGCAGGCTCACCCTGCTCGGCGATCCGCTCGACTACGTCGTGCACCGCTTCCGCGGCCTGTTCCCCGCGCTGGAGTTCGTCACCGCGGACAGCCGGTCCACTGTGGAGGGTGCACGGGCGGCCACGCGGCGGCTGGTCGAGACCGACGGCGTCCGCGTGGTGGTCTGCCTCGGCGGCACGAGCGTGCTCCCGGCGATCACCGAGACCTGCGAGCTGCTGCGGACCCCGTGCGTGTCCACCGCGCTGCCCTGGCAGGTCTACCGCTACGGCAGGGACCGCGACTTCGACTGGACCTACCACTTCTGTTGGGGCCTCGACGACATCGCCGCGACCTTCGCCGACCTGTGGTGTCGCGCGGGGAACTCGGTCGGTCTGCTGTGGAACGACGGGCCCCAGGGGAGGGCGTTGCGCGATCCCGATTTCGGCTTCCTGCCGGTGCGGTCCCACGCGGTGGTCGACGCCGGGGCCTACCGCGAGTCGGAGTCCGACTTCGCCCAGCAGGTCGACGTGTTGCGGTGGTCCGATGTGGACATCGTGACCAGTGCGGCGACCACCGGTGATCTCGTGCGGTTCCTCGCGCGTGCTCGCGAAGCGGGTTTGCGGCCGAACCTCGTGACGTGTTCCCGTTGGCTCGCATACCCGTTCGGCATGGACGATCCCGCGCTGGACCGCGTCGCGACGGTCGTGGCCTGGGCACCGCAGCACCGGTACACGTCCAGTGTGGACGGTACTTCCGCCGTGCGGTTGGGCGAGGACTACCTTCGCGAGACCGGACGGCCGTGGTTGCCGTTGCTCGGCCTCGCGCATGCGTTGCTTGAGGTCGCCGTGCACGCGGTCACCACGGGGGAGGATCGCGACGCCGTCGCCGATGTGCTCGCGAAGACCACTGTGGACACGATCGCGGGTCGCTTGGACTGGACGAGCGGCCCGGTACCGTGCGTAGCGACGCTCCCGCTCGCCGCGGGCCAGTGGCAGAACCGCGTGCTTCGCGTGGTGGACAACGAGAAGGTCCCCGCCGCGGTGCGCGACGGGGACCTCGTGCTCGGTGTCAGGAACTGA
- a CDS encoding family 2 encapsulin nanocompartment cargo protein polyprenyl transferase yields MATVEAMTAGRSARDVLAWSRNMVDPALRAVVEAMPPSMGLIAGYHFGWWDEHGRPTTADGGKALRPALVLLSAAAVTSDTCGEYECVEAALPAAAAVELVHNFSLLHDDVLDGDLTRRHRPTANRVFGSNAAILAGDALLTAAFAVLAKSGHGAVQQAIGVLAAAVMDLIDGQSKDLSFEDRADVDLAECVAMAERKTGALLGCAAQLGALFGDGSPERVRSLRRFGDHLGLAFQLSDDLLGIWGDPRRTGKPVHSDLTNGKKSLPVVAALSSGTPAARELAGLYLREDPLTETERARAAELIELAGGREWTRDQAEQLTNRAFAELAAVAPAARPAAELRSLGTLVVTRDH; encoded by the coding sequence ATGGCCACGGTCGAGGCGATGACCGCGGGCAGGTCGGCACGGGACGTGCTTGCCTGGAGCCGCAACATGGTGGACCCCGCCCTCCGCGCGGTGGTCGAGGCGATGCCGCCGTCGATGGGGCTGATCGCCGGTTACCACTTCGGGTGGTGGGACGAGCACGGGAGACCGACGACCGCGGACGGCGGCAAGGCGCTGCGTCCGGCGCTGGTGCTGCTGTCCGCCGCGGCGGTCACCAGCGACACCTGCGGCGAGTACGAGTGCGTCGAGGCCGCACTCCCGGCCGCGGCGGCCGTCGAGCTGGTGCACAACTTCTCCCTGCTGCACGACGACGTGCTCGACGGGGACCTGACCAGGCGGCACCGGCCGACCGCGAACCGGGTTTTCGGCTCCAACGCGGCGATCCTGGCCGGGGACGCGTTGCTCACCGCGGCGTTCGCGGTGCTCGCGAAGAGCGGGCACGGCGCGGTGCAGCAGGCCATCGGCGTGCTCGCCGCCGCCGTGATGGACCTGATCGACGGGCAGAGCAAGGACCTCTCGTTCGAGGACCGCGCCGACGTCGACCTGGCCGAGTGCGTGGCCATGGCCGAGCGGAAAACGGGCGCCCTGCTGGGATGCGCCGCGCAGCTCGGCGCGTTGTTCGGGGACGGTTCGCCAGAGCGGGTGCGCTCGCTGCGCCGGTTCGGCGACCACCTCGGGCTGGCCTTCCAGCTCTCCGACGACCTGCTCGGGATCTGGGGCGATCCCCGGCGCACCGGCAAGCCCGTGCACTCCGACCTGACCAACGGGAAGAAGTCGCTGCCGGTGGTGGCGGCGTTGAGCTCCGGCACCCCGGCCGCGCGCGAGCTGGCCGGGCTCTACCTCAGGGAGGACCCCCTCACCGAGACCGAGCGGGCCCGCGCCGCCGAGCTGATCGAGCTGGCAGGCGGCCGGGAGTGGACCCGCGACCAGGCCGAGCAGCTGACCAACCGCGCGTTCGCCGAACTCGCCGCGGTCGCTCCTGCGGCGCGTCCCGCGGCGGAACTCCGATCGTTGGGCACACTGGTGGTCACCCGCGACCACTAG
- a CDS encoding family 2B encapsulin nanocompartment shell protein, giving the protein MTQTDIGATPQAQQLSLGTAAARNLATTTKSVPQMQGITPRWLLRVLPWVEAKGGAYRVNRRLTFAVGDGRLSFSNTGSEVRVVPPELCELPLLRGFDDAEVLNALADRFRQQEFAPGDTLVRAGEAAGEIFLLAHGKVNQVAPGKYGDPVVVGTMIDGDHFGDQVLTGDSSPWAYTVKAVTACTVLTLSAQEFERLVSQSESLRAQVERYVNTPKRPQNKKGEAAIDLAAGQEGEYELPGTFVDYELKPREYELSVAQTVLRVHSRVADLYNEPMNQTEQQLRLTVEALKELQEHELINNREFGLLHNADLKQRIPTHSGPPTPDDLDELLCRRRKSRYFLAHPKTIAAFGRECNKRGLYPEGTVVDGRQVMAWRGVPMLPCDKIPITDTRTSSIIVMRTGEDDQGVIGLRQTGLPDEYEPGVSVRFTGVNEKAIISYLVSAYYSAAVLVPDALGVLENVEIGH; this is encoded by the coding sequence GTGACGCAGACGGACATCGGTGCGACACCGCAGGCCCAGCAGCTGAGCCTCGGAACCGCGGCGGCGCGCAACCTCGCGACGACGACCAAGTCGGTCCCGCAGATGCAGGGCATCACGCCGCGGTGGTTGCTGCGGGTGCTGCCGTGGGTGGAGGCGAAGGGCGGCGCCTACCGGGTCAACCGCAGGCTCACCTTCGCGGTCGGCGACGGGCGGTTGTCCTTCAGCAACACCGGTTCCGAGGTCCGCGTGGTGCCGCCGGAGCTGTGCGAGCTGCCGCTGCTGCGCGGCTTCGACGACGCCGAGGTGCTCAACGCCCTGGCCGACCGGTTCCGGCAGCAGGAGTTCGCCCCGGGAGACACCCTGGTCCGCGCCGGTGAGGCCGCCGGCGAGATCTTCCTGCTGGCGCACGGAAAGGTGAACCAGGTCGCGCCCGGCAAGTACGGCGACCCGGTCGTGGTCGGCACCATGATCGACGGCGACCACTTCGGCGACCAGGTGCTCACCGGGGACAGCTCCCCGTGGGCCTACACGGTCAAGGCGGTCACCGCGTGCACCGTGCTCACCCTGTCCGCGCAGGAGTTCGAGCGCCTGGTGTCGCAGTCGGAGTCGTTGCGGGCGCAGGTCGAGCGCTACGTCAACACGCCGAAACGCCCGCAGAACAAGAAGGGTGAGGCTGCGATCGACCTCGCCGCGGGCCAGGAGGGCGAGTACGAGCTGCCCGGCACGTTCGTGGACTACGAGCTGAAGCCGCGCGAGTACGAGCTCAGCGTCGCGCAGACCGTGCTGCGGGTGCACTCGCGGGTGGCGGACCTCTACAACGAGCCGATGAACCAGACCGAGCAGCAGTTGCGGCTCACCGTGGAGGCGCTCAAGGAGCTGCAGGAGCACGAGCTGATCAACAACCGGGAGTTCGGCCTGCTGCACAACGCCGACCTCAAGCAGCGCATCCCCACCCACAGCGGCCCGCCGACCCCGGACGACCTCGACGAGTTGCTGTGCCGCAGGCGCAAGTCGCGGTACTTCCTGGCCCACCCCAAGACGATCGCTGCCTTCGGCAGGGAGTGCAACAAGCGCGGCCTCTACCCGGAGGGCACCGTGGTCGACGGCAGGCAGGTGATGGCATGGCGCGGCGTCCCGATGCTGCCCTGCGACAAGATCCCGATCACCGACACCCGCACCTCGTCGATCATCGTGATGCGCACCGGCGAGGACGACCAGGGCGTGATCGGCCTGCGCCAGACCGGGTTGCCCGACGAGTACGAGCCCGGCGTGTCCGTGCGGTTCACCGGCGTCAACGAGAAGGCGATCATCTCCTACCTGGTCAGCGCCTACTACTCGGCGGCCGTGCTGGTGCCGGACGCCCTCGGGGTGCTGGAAAACGTCGAGATCGGCCACTGA
- a CDS encoding family 2B encapsulin nanocompartment shell protein, with product MTESVQADREVDGASRQLSLGTAAARNLATTTKSVPQMQGISSRWLLKVLPWVRAAGGAYRVNRRLSYAVGDGRVTFTNTGATIRVIPPELCELPLLRGFDDEEVLSALADRFVQQEYQPGDVIVEFGNRSDQAFLIAHGKVTKIGTGEYGDETVLGTLADGDHFGDETLAAEGDIWEYTVKAKTACTVLMLQQSAFDQIMEQSEDLQAHVAAFRQRLGQPHNDHGEAAIDLAAGQEGEYDLPSTFVDYELRPREYELSVAQTVLRVHSRVADLYNEPMNQTEQQLRLTIEALRERQEHELVNNRDFGLLHNADLKQRMHTRTGPPTPDDMDELLATVWKDPTAFLAHPKAIAAFARECNSRGLYPHAVDLGGHKVPSWRGIPILPCNKIPVSQSGTSSIMLLRTGEEKQGVIGLHQTEIPDEYEPGLSVRFMGINEKAIISYLVSTYYSAAVLVPDALGILENVELGRFN from the coding sequence GTGACCGAGTCGGTGCAGGCGGACCGGGAGGTCGACGGGGCGAGCCGGCAGCTCAGCCTCGGGACGGCCGCGGCGCGGAACCTCGCGACGACGACCAAGTCGGTCCCGCAGATGCAGGGCATCTCCTCGCGCTGGCTGCTGAAGGTGCTGCCGTGGGTGCGGGCCGCTGGTGGTGCCTACCGGGTCAACCGCAGGCTCAGCTACGCGGTCGGGGACGGCCGGGTCACCTTCACCAACACCGGGGCGACCATCCGCGTCATCCCACCCGAGCTCTGCGAGCTGCCACTGCTGCGCGGCTTCGACGACGAGGAGGTGCTCTCCGCCCTCGCGGACCGGTTCGTCCAGCAGGAGTACCAGCCCGGCGATGTGATCGTCGAGTTCGGCAACCGCTCCGACCAGGCGTTCCTGATCGCGCACGGCAAGGTGACCAAGATCGGCACCGGCGAGTACGGCGACGAGACCGTGCTGGGCACCCTCGCCGACGGCGACCACTTCGGCGACGAGACCCTGGCCGCGGAAGGCGACATCTGGGAGTACACGGTCAAGGCCAAGACCGCGTGCACCGTGCTGATGCTGCAGCAGAGCGCCTTCGACCAGATCATGGAGCAGTCCGAGGACCTGCAGGCGCACGTCGCCGCCTTCCGCCAGCGGCTCGGCCAGCCGCACAACGACCACGGCGAGGCGGCCATAGACCTCGCGGCGGGCCAGGAGGGCGAGTACGACCTTCCGAGCACCTTCGTCGACTACGAGCTCAGGCCGCGCGAGTACGAGCTGAGCGTGGCGCAGACGGTGCTGCGGGTGCACTCCCGCGTCGCCGACCTCTACAACGAGCCGATGAACCAGACCGAGCAGCAGTTGCGGCTGACCATCGAGGCCCTGCGCGAGCGCCAGGAGCACGAGCTGGTCAACAACCGCGACTTCGGCCTGCTGCACAACGCCGACCTCAAGCAGCGGATGCACACCCGGACCGGGCCGCCGACGCCGGACGACATGGACGAGCTGCTGGCGACGGTGTGGAAGGACCCCACCGCCTTCCTTGCCCACCCCAAGGCGATCGCCGCGTTCGCCAGGGAGTGCAACAGCCGCGGCCTCTACCCGCACGCGGTTGACCTCGGCGGGCACAAGGTGCCCTCGTGGCGAGGGATCCCGATCCTGCCGTGCAACAAGATCCCGGTGAGCCAGAGCGGCACCTCCTCGATCATGCTGCTGCGCACCGGCGAGGAGAAGCAGGGCGTGATCGGCCTGCACCAGACCGAGATCCCCGACGAGTACGAGCCCGGCCTGTCCGTGCGGTTCATGGGCATCAACGAGAAGGCGATCATCTCCTACCTGGTCAGCACCTACTACTCGGCGGCCGTCCTGGTCCCGGACGCGCTCGGCATCCTGGAGAACGTCGAGCTCGGCCGGTTCAACTGA
- a CDS encoding TetR/AcrR family transcriptional regulator, with product MGLRETKMERTRQLIADTAFELFTAQGFAATTMEQIAAAAEVGPRTLYRYYATKEALLLTFVEQRLDEALDVLRAQPADMPVPQALYKLLDYVLRTVAESGDRIIAVYELAWRTPSARARLSDNTSRWREELAAEIARRMGGRSAELAATLASANTMTVIEVSVRTWVESGGRSNMRRITHRALDLLRGSGVPVATP from the coding sequence GTGGGGCTTCGCGAGACCAAGATGGAGCGCACCCGGCAGCTCATCGCCGACACCGCCTTCGAGCTGTTCACCGCCCAGGGTTTCGCCGCGACCACCATGGAGCAGATCGCCGCCGCGGCCGAGGTCGGCCCGCGCACGCTCTACCGCTACTACGCGACCAAGGAAGCGCTGCTGCTGACCTTCGTCGAACAGCGGCTGGACGAAGCACTGGACGTGCTGCGGGCGCAACCCGCCGATATGCCGGTTCCGCAGGCGTTGTACAAACTCCTGGACTATGTGCTGCGCACCGTCGCCGAATCCGGGGATCGCATTATCGCCGTCTACGAGCTAGCCTGGCGCACCCCTTCGGCCAGGGCCCGGCTCTCCGACAACACCTCGCGCTGGCGCGAGGAATTGGCGGCCGAAATCGCGCGGCGAATGGGTGGTCGTTCCGCCGAGCTGGCCGCGACTTTGGCATCCGCCAATACAATGACCGTTATCGAGGTGTCCGTGCGCACCTGGGTGGAGAGCGGGGGCCGGTCGAACATGCGCAGGATCACCCACCGCGCGCTCGACCTGCTCCGCGGCTCCGGGGTGCCGGTAGCCACGCCGTAA